One window from the genome of Rhizobium sp. CIAT894 encodes:
- a CDS encoding carboxymuconolactone decarboxylase family protein: MSTATDTLKDAQRRIGTFARTSPELFGGFARISKVATTAGAFSSAQRELIAVAIAVSKGCEDCIVYHVDAAMKHGATEAELVEALEVAVEMGGGPAVMYGAKALEILRALQ; this comes from the coding sequence ATGAGCACTGCAACAGACACTCTGAAAGACGCCCAGCGGCGGATTGGTACCTTTGCCAGGACCAGCCCAGAGTTATTCGGCGGCTTTGCCCGCATCAGCAAGGTGGCGACGACTGCAGGCGCATTCTCGTCGGCGCAGCGGGAACTGATCGCGGTCGCCATTGCCGTGTCGAAGGGGTGCGAGGATTGCATCGTCTATCACGTCGATGCCGCCATGAAGCACGGGGCAACCGAGGCGGAACTGGTGGAAGCGCTTGAGGTGGCTGTCGAAATGGGTGGCGGTCCGGCGGTGATGTATGGCGCAAAGGCGCTGGAAATCCTGCGGGCACTGCAATAG